Proteins from one Indicator indicator isolate 239-I01 chromosome 37, UM_Iind_1.1, whole genome shotgun sequence genomic window:
- the CRHR1 gene encoding corticotropin-releasing factor receptor 1 — protein sequence MQVFLLWDRQVAASIQEQYCESLPAATNHTGPQCNASVDLIGTCWPRSAGGQLVARPCPEYFYGVRYNTTNNGYRECLANGSWAARVNYSQCQEILSEEKKSKLHYHIAVIINYLGHCVSLGALLVAFVLFMRLRSIRCLRNIIHWNLITAFILRNATWFVVQLTMNPEVHESNVVWCRLVTAAYNYFHVTNFFWMFGEGCYLHTAIVLTYSTDKLRKWMFICIGWCIPFPIIVAWAIGKLYYDNEKCWFGKRAGVYTDYIYQGPMILVLLINFIFLFNIVRILMTKLRASTTSETIQYRKAVKATLVLLPLLGITYMLFFVNPGEDEISRIVFIYFNSFLESFQGFFVSVFYCFLNSEVRSAVRKRWHRWQDKHSIRARVARAMSIPTSPTRVSFHSIKQSTAV from the exons aTGCAGGTGTTTCTCCTTTGGGACAGGCAAGTTGCAGCCTCCATCCAGGAGCAGTACTGTGAGAGCTTGCCAGCTGCCACCAACCACACAG GTCCCCAGTGCAACGCCTCAGTGGACCTGATTGGCACCTGCTGGCCCCGCAGCGCCGGGGGGCAGCTGGTGGCTCGCCCCTGCCCCGAGTACTTCTATGGAGTGCGGTACAACACCACCA ATAATGGCTACAGGGAGTGCCTTGCCAACGGGAGCTGGGCAGCACGAGTCAACTACTCCCAGTGCCAGGAGATCCTCAGTGAAGAG AAGAAGAGCAAACTGCACTACCACATTGCTGTCATCATCAACTACCTGGGGCACTGTGTCTCACTGGGGGCCCTGCTCGTGGCCTTCGTCCTCTTCATGCGCCTGCG GAGCATCAGGTGCCTGAGGAACATCATCCACTGGAACCTGATCACAGCCTTCATCCTCCGCAACGCCACCTGGTTCGTGGTGCAGCTCACCATGAACCCGGAGGTGCACGAGAGCAACGTG GTCTGGTGTCGCTTGGTGACTGCTGCCTACAACTACTTCCACGTCACCAACTTCTTCTGGATGTTTGGGGAGGGCTGCTACCTGCACACGGCCATCGTGCTCACCTACTCCACGGACAAGCTGCGCAAGTGGATGTTCATCTGCATCGGCTGGT GTATCCCCTTCCCCATCATCGTGGCCTGGGCCATCGGGAAGCTGTACTACGACAATGAGAA GTGCTGGTTTGGGAAGAGAGCAGGAGTTTACACCGACTACATCTACCAAGGTCCCATGATCCTGGTGCTTCTG atCAACTTCATCTTTCTGTTCAACATCGTCCGAATCCTCATGACGAAGCTCCGAGCTTCAACCACCTCAGAGACAATCCAGTACAG GAAAGCAGTCAAGGCCACACTGGTGCTGCTACCCCTGCTGGGAATCACCTACATGCTGTTCTTCGTCAACCCAGGGGAGGATGAGATCTCCAGGATCGTCTTCATCTACTTTAACTCCTTCCTAGAGTCCTTCCAG GgtttctttgtctctgtcttCTACTGCTTCCTGAACAGTGAG GTGCGCTCGGCCGTGCGGAAGCGCTGGCACCGCTGGCAGGACAAACATTCCATCCGTGCCCGGGTGGCCCGGGCCATGTccatccccacctcccccacccGCGTCAGCTTCCATAGCATCAAGCAGTCCACAGCTGTCTGA